The genomic region ttttttcaatcctttcactttcaacctacatatgtatttgtatttaagttagtctcttgtaaacaacatattgctGTGCCatgcttttttgtccattctgtcaatctcaaCCATTTGactgagagtttaatccatttacatttaaagtaactactgataatgcaggactttctctTACCATTTTGCTATTCTGTCTTTGAGGTTCTAATACCTTTTTTCACCCtcttcaatttttccattaatgcctactttcatttttatttggctttgtgtattgtaccattttgagacccttctcatttctatctgaacatttttttgtgtttttttcttttttctttctttctttctttcttttttttttttttttttttggttaccatAGTGTTAAAATTGAACATCCTTAAACTTTGAgatagattttaaaatttcagtggtagaaaatgaaaccataagTGATATAATGTCAGCCTACAGAATATTTGAAATACCAAGATAAAGGACAGACATTGTTTGGAGTGTACTGAGGACACCAAACCATTCTTAAGCACTGGAGTGTATAAGAGCATCTAGAGAAAGGATGGTAATAACAGAAAAGTTAAGAGCTTGTATTATGATTCATATGTGAAACTAAAGAACACAATGACAGAGTTGTTTTAAAGGATGAATTTGTAGGATTTGGTCAGACTAATCATAGAGAGATAAGGAAAGGAATGTTACCCTGATTGAGTAAACTATATGTTTGCTTCTTCACAAGTCAAAAACTTTCTTTACATCTCAATTAAACTCCCACTGTCTCCATTATATTATCGGTATGAATCTTTTTCTCCCCACAGTAGTTTTCAGGTgaatgagaagaaagagagagagagagttccagaaagtgagagagagagtgagagggagagagagatcagCTGTATAAGAAATCAACAAGATTATTCTTAAAGCAATTTTAGTGTTGGCCATTTGATTTAACCTCAGAATCTTAAAAGACATCAGATTGTATTTGATGGTGTTTGCTTTACCTGTGTTTGGGTACTATGTCTCTAAGTTTAGCAGTccctgcagaaataaaatgaTGCTTATGCCAAAGAAGTCCCTTTAGAATCAACAGAAAACTTTAACTTTGCTCTGAGGcttacataattatttttactgAATTAGGGATAGGGCATCCTAACTTTTCATAATTTATTCCCAAATGTTTTATAGACcaatatttttattctgaattGTCCTAAAAACAGATTATATCAGGTATCTTATCAGcagctataaaatattttcagtgaacTAAAAATCTGAGgacttatttctaatttatttatattaaattataaatatacagaatagacacttttctaaaATATGTCAGCACTTTTCAACACTTTTACATTTTATCTACTTAGTTTTTCTCAaaattgaggacattatgctaagCCATGATGAGACACAGTACTGTGGAtaattcagatctattctgacCTCAAAAGTAAAATTGTTTAATCAGTGAATATACAGGTAAAGCTATAAATGTCTCTGTAAAGTAATTCTgtgattaactttaaaaattatttctaatttagtttaataattaatatttcacATTGGAAAGATAAAATGAGTCTTCTCATTGTTATTCTTATATTCAGTAATCATCACATAAATATTCTTATTTAAGTGATGGTTACTGAAAATAAACTCATTAGTCCAGAGtttacttgataaatattttcagttgACTTGCCATTAGATGTTACTAAGATAATGATTAAAAAGttgtcttttaatattttgcaaagTTTTCCCCCAATACTGTAACTTGAGGGATTTTTAAAGTGTTAGAGACCTAAAATCTAAaggtaaattttgttttattcttttaattacaGACCATTGGTAATAAAACTCCCAAAACACCTTATTATGTGACATAATAGAAATATGGGATATGATATTCAGTGTAGGCAGAGATAAGaaccagagaaaaagagaaaaacccacCAAAATGAATCATGATATATCTACCTGAAATATGGTGAGGCAACTATGTTTAGtagtttcaaaattatttttgaaagaaaagaaaaaaggttctATTGtcctttaaaattcatatttcttcTGAGATTGGAATATTGTAATGTTTTTGTTGCTAAACTACAATAAATATGTCATAAATTACGTATGACCACTGAGTTACCCTAATTATATAACATATCTGAGGTCAATAATGAGTATGCAAACTTAATCAAATTAATTGGATTCTATTGGAATTCAGTAAAATGAGAATTTAATTCATATAGAAGTATGAGAGGATActagataaatatttataatgatgAGCTTGAACAATGTGAAAGGATACTTGATTACTGAATTTCAGAATGTTAGGCATGCATGGAGAGACACCTAAAACCTAAGACAGGAAGTATTAATTAAGCATAATAACTTCTTGGGGAATTTATCATGGTAAGATAGGTGAAGGATCCAGAATGTatgagataaatataaaaatggtatCCAGCATCATCTACTAAGGAAATCTAAActgttccttttattttgttatgttATTTCCCTGTCTTGAAGATTGAATAGGTTTTTCTCTAACATATCCTGTATGGATCTTATCTTTGGTATTAAGCTagagaaacactttttaaaaccCAGTGTAATTCTTTGGAGATCCCAAATCATAAAACTGAAAATGTCTAAagaaaaagttgttttccaaCCCTGTTACCATAAGATATTATatacaatttgtttttattttctggagaaaaatcaCTAGGAAGTTATTGCCTATTAATTTATGAAATGCCAAATTATGTACAGTGACCATGAATTTTAACACTAGCTTTAGATAAATCATGCAGATAATGCTTTTCCATTCTGAACATTCTCAGGCATTTCTCAACAATCCCTGTGTACACAATCTGTGATAAATTTCCTCTCCCATTACCTGACATACCCTGTATATGCTAGTTTTTAGGTATCAGCATAAGatgatttaaaatgtgttttcctcTGGCACCTAAGGAAATTAGAGGGGAGAATTACAcacattaatttaaatttcatttccctACAATTTCTGTCTCAGAGAAATCAGGAATGGCTAAAGAAAATCATTCCTTGAGAGCTGAGTTTATCCTCACAGGATTTATGAATCATCCAGAGCTGAATTCCCTTCTGTTTGTGGTGTTCTTTGCCATCTATCTGATCACCATGGTGGGGAATATTGGTTTGGTGGCACTGATCTATATGGAacatcaccttcacacacctaTGTACATGTTTCTGGGGAACCTTGCTTTTATGGATTCCTGCTGTTCCTGTGCTATCATCCCCAAGATGTTAGAAAACTTCTTCTCTGAGGACAGAATGATTTCCCTTAATGAATGTATGgcacaattttattttctctgccttGCTGAAACAGCAGACTGCTTTCTTCTGGCAGCAATGGCCTATGATCGGTATGTGGCAATATGCAGCCCACTGCAGTACCACACCAGGATGTCAAAGAAACTCTGCATTCAGATGACCACAGGGGCCTACATAGCTGGAAACTTGCATTCTATGATTcaagtagggtttctgtttaggttAACTTTCTGCAGATCTCATGAAATCAATCACTTTTTTTGTGATGTTCTTCCATTGTACAGACTCTCCTGTTCTGACCCTTACATCAATGAActaatgatatatattttttcaatgccAATTCAAATATTCACCATCGCCACTGTCTTGATCTCTTATCTCTGCATTCTTTTCACAGTTTTCAGAATGAAATCCAAAAAGGGGAGAGGTAAAGCATTTTCTACCTGTGCATcccactttctctctgtctcaataTTCTACATTTGTCTTCTCATGTATATTCGACCATTAGAAGAAGGAGATAAAGATATACCAGTAGCAATTTTTTATACACTAGTGATTCCTTTATTGAATCCTTTTATTTATAGTCTGAGAAATAAGGAAGTGATAAATGttctgaaaaaaattatgaagaaatatAATATTCTTAATCAAAGTTCATCCTCTATGGCTAGTTGATTTAATTCATTAAATGCTTTCATAGATAAGgtacataaaaatgaaagcatgtttttataTAAACTATTAATCTCTGTGTCAAGGCTGTATCTGTTAAAAGATGTATGAATGGACTTTCAAAATTCCCTGTCAAACCTTAAACAAAATCCTTAATTATAAGTATAAATCAGGAGGAAATGGAATGCTAAATCTCAATGTATCAAAGATTAATTTGTTATAAGCATCATTAAATCAATGcatagcaaaaaaaataaatattttaatgtgaacAAAAGTGTGTTTTGACTGATGTTGTCTAGCCAGTGGAAGGCATTGTGTTTGACTTTATGTGGAGtgtttgaaacatttgaaatttcATGGCAGAAATTTCATGTAGGGTAATGTTATTTAAATTAGTGTGTTTAATTCTAATTTTAGTTTCATTGCAAAACAGTAATTTTGATTGAGAAAACCAAGCAGGCAGACATATGTAACTGGTTCGGAGACAGGGAAATAAGAAGCAAACTGTTTTCAATAATCCATATATGAAGTAATGAAGCTTGATCTGGATGAGCTTATTTTAGCCTACACTATATACAAGATGTCCTAGTCCCTACAGTTACATTCTAAAAGGACAGAGGGATATTAAAAGTCTAGAGTATTAAGAATAATGATGTGAGAAGACTTTTCTGTTTCTAACAAAGTCTAAATTTTAGGATCCTATAAGGTTTAGACATAGGACATCtattctctctattctttctttctacaTAACCCGATCTATTTGCAACATAAAGATGAACTAGAAGGTTCATTTTCAGCTCTGACATCTCCTCTAATTTTCAGACtcatatatccaactgcctattTGACATCTCCACCTGAATATCTAAAAatcatctcaaatttaacatgttcAGTATGCaactcttttaattatttctgaCCATGGTCTTCTCCAGGTATTCATCTTGATGGTAGCATCATCTACTCAATTAGTTGAGGCATAAATTAGAAGTAATTCGTCTCCATCCCATCAAATCAACACTTTCATAAGACAGGTCAATTTTATATCAGAAATATATCTTAGATGCAcccatatctctccatttatattACCTGCACAAAACTGCATTTTGCCATCATCCCTCTCATGAACAATATCTATAGCTTCAAAGTGGTGTCCCTGCTTttgcactttttatttcttttttaattcataacCTGATTTAGAAAACAGTACTAAAATGTGCATTTCAAAAACTGTACTCAAATTCCTACttctgaaaatttctttgaaattttgccatctgtaaaattttaccttcatttttcttattttcaaatgtagacactttaattttttgttatgcaaaaaataagtatttttgttTGACACTTTCCCATTTCCCTCAACCTTGATGGTATATCATGATCTGGTAATTGATAATCAGCTTatattagggatatgcaaataCTTCTCCCTGCTGGGACAACTCATGTACCATGCCTTTTAATTCCTTTCTTGCATGATTTTGTGAGATGTTAAAAACTAATAACTTTACTTTCTGATTTTCTCAATTGGATCCATCATGTGTCTATCAAATGTCTTCTTCATAAGTCATCTATATTAAATAATCTCTTGTTCTTTAGACTCCTTTTTTCATACACTTGGTCTCCCTCTTCCAGCCTGGAGAGGTTTCTTTCTAACCGCAATGTATGTCTGCCATGTGGAGACTTCCTTTTGCTTATTATTACCTGTGTGTTATACATTGTTCCAActtttctgtcttcctcttcATTGATCTTCCCTCATTTTTGCTAAGGTATCTTGGTTGCCTCTTTGGAACTCCAGATTAGGAGCCTGCAAATGCTGCAAAttatcttttgttctttcctcaCATGTGATTAATAGCTTGGTTTGTAAAGAATTCTAGATTTGAAgcaattttctttctgaaatttaaAGGCACTCTTTATTTGTATCCTAATATGCTgtgctgttttaaaaatatgcaggTCATTCATTTTCCCATTCCTCTGTTTTGTCTCTAGAAACTTtaatgaggtttaaaaaaaaattctggctttatgaaaaaccccaaagaatatctttggtgttttattcctttttcattcaCTTTCCAGATAATAGAGGATTCTGTTTGTTTCTTCCCTCCCTTCATGATTTGCTTTCTttacaatttctttttctctcatcatCTCAAAATAGGCTCATCTTTGGCTAATAGGAATGCAACTCAAAATCTTCCAGTGTTCTTATGATACGATCCCAGTAGTCTCTGATAGACTTCTTGCTTTCCAGTATAAACTATATAGGATAATCTTGTAAATTTTCCATCAAAAATCTTGTACATTTCACATCTCATAAATGGAATTGGACGTTTTTCCAAAGAGGTCATATCGGTAATATTTTTTCACTGGTTTCCGGTTTCTATATCCtctgtttcttttctaaaaataagaaaacaaatgcagaacacatgcatacacacacactcttatTTCCTCATCTTTTAACACAAAGATAGGGTATATATGAACTTGAGGccttgctatttttccttttaattacttTTCAAATTAACTTGGAAATCACTCCATACCCATATATAgtgatattccttttttttttaaacaacattgTGTGTTTATTCAACTGGTCCCATATGAACGGGGTATTTAGATTGTTTACAATACTTTATCTTGTATATCTATACACATGActttattttcagtctttgtGCATCACTTTATTTTAGCCATATCTCTTGTAGAAAGTATACagcttagtttttttttgtttgtttttttaagtgaatctgaaaatattcttttatgatAGGTGTGTTCATTACAAACAAAGTAACTTTGATGACTGGTGTTTTTAATTCTATCTTAGTCATATTATCCCATGTCCATATTTAACATCTATTTTATAGTATATTTACAATTTATTGATATTActtgttttttttgcttttaaaatatttttcttgatatttctgatggtttgtatatttgttttcattgctAACCTTATAGTAATACCTTTATCAGTTACTTAGTACCCTTTTACTGTATTTATGATGCTACTTTGGTTTTTCTGCCTTAAGTTACATTCTTTgacttccattatttttttttttattaaattcagtcttattgaaatacattcacacaccatgcaatcatccatggtatacaatccactgtccacagtatgataacatagttatgcattcatcaccacaatctatctctgaacattttccttacatcagaaagaaccagaacaagaataaaaaataaaagtgaaaaaagaacacccaaatcatccccccatcccatcccatttgtcctttagtttttatccccatttttctactcatccatacactagataaagggggtgtaatccacaaagtcttcacaatcacactgtcacctcttgtaatctacattattatataattgtcttcaggagtccagactgctgggttcgagtttggtagtttcaggtgtttacttctagctattccaatacattaaaacctaagaggtgttatctatatagtgcataagaatgtccaccagagtgacctctcgactccatttgaaatctctcagccactgaaactatttcctctcattttgcatcccccttttggtcaagaagatactctcagtcccacgatgccgggtccagattcatccccgggagtcatattctgcattgccaggaagatttacaaccctgggagtcgggtcccatgtaggggggagggcggcaagttcacctgtcgagatggctcagttagagaaagagagggccacatctgagcaacaaagaggtactcagggggagactcttaggcaccattacatgcaagtttagactctcctttgcagtaacaagcttcataatggcaagtcccatgatcgagggctcagcacatcaaaccgccagtcccaatgtttgtgacaacatcaacacc from Choloepus didactylus isolate mChoDid1 chromosome 1, mChoDid1.pri, whole genome shotgun sequence harbors:
- the LOC119531932 gene encoding olfactory receptor 5K4-like, which codes for MAKENHSLRAEFILTGFMNHPELNSLLFVVFFAIYLITMVGNIGLVALIYMEHHLHTPMYMFLGNLAFMDSCCSCAIIPKMLENFFSEDRMISLNECMAQFYFLCLAETADCFLLAAMAYDRYVAICSPLQYHTRMSKKLCIQMTTGAYIAGNLHSMIQVGFLFRLTFCRSHEINHFFCDVLPLYRLSCSDPYINELMIYIFSMPIQIFTIATVLISYLCILFTVFRMKSKKGRGKAFSTCASHFLSVSIFYICLLMYIRPLEEGDKDIPVAIFYTLVIPLLNPFIYSLRNKEVINVLKKIMKKYNILNQSSSSMAS